A genomic window from Exiguobacterium acetylicum DSM 20416 includes:
- a CDS encoding GGDEF domain-containing protein translates to MWNTLNHLILNVALTFFFVLISLFFFKRFQFRNTFDSWLKKNLLVLILATGADYWIIHNAITYEGFQFDLSITLIVIAFIYGGISSGFITTLVFAFLQTFVFDSAHAYWLIGTYLIVSIVVLYLQNEAPDRFISFPIIFTIALILCLPYVQHVQPNDMTAMTVFLIGNGCAGLLLHSILHQVRWHFTQVRMHRRLALTDTLTGLDNRRRLEETVQRYKSQQTDFSIMIIDVDHFKQVNDTYGHDRGDHILRQISSLLASYCPPTCVLGRFGGEEFMMLLPEHSLPKTRRLAEQICEASAKRSYELSATEPLQVTLSIGVSRQTHQPSETHNFLQTIQQADAAFYQAKKSGRNCVFHHDPLR, encoded by the coding sequence ATGTGGAATACATTGAATCATCTTATCCTCAACGTCGCTCTGACCTTTTTCTTCGTGCTCATCTCTCTGTTCTTTTTTAAACGATTTCAGTTTCGAAACACGTTCGACAGCTGGTTGAAGAAAAATCTGTTAGTACTGATTCTTGCGACAGGTGCCGACTACTGGATCATCCATAATGCCATCACCTATGAGGGATTTCAATTCGACTTATCGATTACCTTGATTGTCATCGCCTTCATTTATGGAGGTATTAGTAGCGGCTTCATCACGACCCTCGTCTTCGCTTTCCTTCAAACGTTCGTTTTTGATTCCGCTCATGCCTATTGGCTGATCGGTACGTATCTGATCGTCAGCATCGTTGTCTTGTACTTACAAAATGAAGCACCGGATCGATTCATCTCGTTTCCAATCATCTTCACGATTGCACTCATTCTCTGTTTACCATACGTTCAACATGTTCAACCGAATGATATGACAGCAATGACTGTCTTTCTCATCGGGAATGGTTGCGCCGGTCTCCTCTTGCACAGCATCTTGCATCAAGTCCGCTGGCACTTCACTCAAGTCCGGATGCATCGGCGTCTCGCCTTGACGGATACGTTGACAGGTCTCGATAATCGACGTCGCCTAGAAGAGACCGTCCAACGATACAAATCCCAACAGACAGACTTTTCAATCATGATCATCGATGTCGATCATTTCAAACAGGTCAATGATACTTACGGTCATGACCGCGGTGATCATATCTTACGACAAATCAGCTCTTTGCTTGCATCGTATTGTCCCCCAACTTGTGTGCTCGGACGATTCGGCGGTGAAGAGTTCATGATGCTGTTGCCGGAGCATTCGTTGCCGAAGACGCGTCGACTCGCGGAACAAATCTGTGAAGCCAGTGCTAAGCGGTCGTATGAGTTATCAGCGACGGAACCGCTGCAAGTGACGTTATCGATTGGGGTGTCCCGCCAAACTCATCAACCGTCTGAGACCCATAATTTTCTGCAGACGATCCAGCAGGCAGACGCTGCCTTCTATCAAGCGAAGAAGAGTGGTCGGAATTGTGTCTTTCATCATGACCCGTTACGTTAA
- a CDS encoding ATP-binding cassette domain-containing protein has protein sequence MQPYAVKATGLTKHYQILQREPGLRGAIKALFRRTYRTKEAVKAIDLTIAPGERVGYIGFNGAGKSTTIKMLAGVLRPDAGNVRVFGLDPHADRVKNASQIGAVFGQRTQLFWDIPVQESFELLKEIYQVPTSEFDETLAWFREKLDLAPLLDVPVRQLSLGQKMRCELAAAFLHRPKVVYLDEPTIGLDIEIKETIRHFIREMSDRWGTTVILTTHDMQDIEEVCDRVIVLDDGKIIYDDTIDQLKASFSHERTLRITLEEPVPFALPTVLINRVIMFETDELTYELAFDDRELSSGQVIKEIVSLYAVRDVSVSVPKMETLIRKLYQAGISA, from the coding sequence ATGCAACCATATGCCGTCAAAGCAACAGGACTGACGAAACACTATCAAATCCTACAACGGGAACCGGGGCTACGCGGGGCGATCAAAGCACTCTTTCGCAGGACATACCGGACGAAAGAGGCAGTCAAAGCGATTGATTTGACGATCGCGCCAGGAGAACGCGTCGGCTATATCGGTTTCAACGGTGCGGGGAAATCAACGACGATCAAGATGCTCGCTGGAGTCTTACGTCCGGACGCGGGGAACGTCCGGGTATTCGGACTTGATCCACACGCCGACCGCGTCAAGAACGCGTCACAAATCGGAGCCGTCTTCGGTCAGCGGACACAACTGTTCTGGGACATTCCGGTCCAAGAATCGTTTGAGCTGTTGAAGGAAATCTATCAAGTACCGACGTCCGAGTTTGACGAAACGCTCGCGTGGTTTCGGGAGAAGCTCGATCTCGCACCGCTTCTAGACGTACCGGTCCGACAACTGTCGCTCGGACAAAAGATGCGCTGTGAACTAGCCGCAGCCTTCCTGCATCGACCAAAAGTCGTCTATCTCGACGAACCAACGATCGGGCTTGATATCGAGATCAAGGAGACGATCCGTCACTTCATCCGCGAGATGAGTGATCGCTGGGGAACGACCGTCATCTTGACGACGCACGATATGCAGGACATCGAGGAAGTTTGTGACCGGGTGATCGTCCTTGATGACGGCAAGATCATCTATGACGATACGATTGATCAATTGAAGGCATCCTTCAGTCACGAGCGGACACTTCGAATCACGCTCGAAGAACCGGTGCCGTTCGCTTTACCGACAGTGTTGATCAATCGTGTGATCATGTTTGAGACGGATGAACTAACGTATGAGCTCGCCTTCGACGACCGAGAACTGTCAAGCGGTCAAGTCATCAAGGAAATCGTTTCGCTGTACGCCGTTCGGGACGTCTCCGTGTCCGTACCGAAGATGGAGACGTTAATCCGCAAGCTCTACCAAGCGGGGATCAGTGCATGA
- a CDS encoding ABC transporter permease — MRIRKYTALMRSQIKVDLAYTAWYWASMFSVTMRLFILYFFWQVVYANKTDVSGISLSTMLTYAVLATMIDQFRGGAGRDLARMIKQGAIAIELLRPYHLLDKLLAQDIGSKVSVLFRSILPLVLVSILFIGVDRPQSWLAGLAFVGSVLCAVLLATLIDLLVGIFAFYTVNIWGLSVLQDAVITIMSGAIVPLTLFPDWFQTISLYLPFASLVYVPVAIYTGEIGASGILQALLIQIGWLIGFFVILRITFALAIRKVTVFGG, encoded by the coding sequence ATGAGAATCCGTAAATATACCGCGTTGATGCGGTCCCAAATCAAGGTTGATCTCGCCTACACGGCCTGGTACTGGGCAAGCATGTTCAGCGTGACGATGCGTTTGTTCATCCTCTATTTCTTCTGGCAAGTCGTGTATGCCAATAAGACCGATGTCTCCGGTATCTCACTGTCGACGATGCTGACGTATGCGGTGCTTGCGACGATGATCGATCAGTTCCGAGGGGGTGCCGGACGTGATCTTGCCCGAATGATCAAACAAGGGGCGATTGCAATCGAGTTGCTCCGTCCGTATCACTTGCTCGATAAATTACTCGCTCAAGATATTGGCTCAAAAGTCTCGGTCTTGTTCCGCTCGATCCTGCCACTCGTTCTCGTCTCAATCCTGTTCATCGGCGTGGATCGACCACAGTCGTGGCTGGCTGGACTCGCCTTCGTAGGCAGCGTTCTTTGTGCCGTGTTGCTTGCGACGTTGATTGACCTGCTCGTCGGCATCTTCGCCTTCTACACCGTCAATATTTGGGGACTATCCGTCTTACAAGACGCCGTCATCACGATCATGTCCGGTGCGATCGTCCCGTTGACGCTGTTTCCGGACTGGTTTCAGACGATTAGTCTGTACTTACCGTTTGCTTCACTCGTCTACGTCCCGGTTGCAATCTATACGGGAGAGATCGGGGCAAGCGGTATCCTGCAAGCGTTACTGATTCAAATCGGTTGGTTGATTGGATTCTTTGTCATCTTGCGGATCACGTTCGCGCTCGCGATCCGGAAAGTGACGGTGTTCGGCGGATGA
- a CDS encoding ABC transporter permease has translation MKRYIKLYWLYVKSHFKVMMEYRIDFLIGVLSVFGQQFASLFFLSVVFQHIETLNGWDFYEILFIYGIAFLGRALHHIFFDNLWTIGCQYIRTGNLDRLLMRPVNPLFQIIAERVQQDGFGQLLIGGGVLYIASDHLDMVWSFGDVLMLLVLVLSSGLLYIAINLFFATFSFWMVDSLPIVSAVFSLSDFARYPMTIYSKVLMFVLTYIIPFGFTAFYPAMYFFDGRGYGAMAVATPLVAIIACLIAYRFWLLGLKAFASTGS, from the coding sequence ATGAAACGATACATAAAACTCTACTGGTTGTATGTCAAAAGTCATTTTAAAGTGATGATGGAATACCGGATCGATTTCCTGATCGGTGTCTTGTCGGTCTTCGGTCAACAGTTCGCCTCACTCTTTTTCCTGTCGGTCGTCTTTCAGCATATCGAGACGCTAAACGGCTGGGACTTTTACGAGATCCTATTCATTTACGGGATCGCTTTTTTAGGACGAGCCTTACATCATATCTTCTTTGATAATCTTTGGACGATCGGCTGTCAGTACATCCGGACCGGGAATCTGGATCGGTTGTTGATGCGCCCAGTCAATCCGTTGTTTCAAATCATCGCTGAGCGGGTCCAGCAAGACGGGTTCGGTCAACTATTGATTGGCGGTGGCGTACTGTACATCGCCTCGGATCATCTCGATATGGTTTGGAGCTTCGGTGATGTCTTGATGTTGCTCGTGCTCGTCTTATCGAGCGGATTGCTCTATATCGCAATCAACCTGTTTTTTGCGACGTTCTCGTTCTGGATGGTCGATAGTTTACCGATCGTCTCAGCGGTCTTCAGTTTGAGTGACTTCGCCCGTTATCCGATGACGATTTACTCAAAGGTGTTGATGTTCGTCTTGACCTACATCATTCCGTTCGGATTTACCGCCTTTTATCCGGCGATGTATTTCTTTGACGGAAGAGGTTACGGCGCGATGGCAGTCGCGACACCACTTGTCGCGATCATCGCCTGTTTGATTGCTTATCGGTTCTGGTTATTAGGACTAAAGGCATTTGCGAGTACGGGATCATGA
- a CDS encoding DUF2268 domain-containing protein: MKKGWLVLLCLMLVTLSGCTVWERTENFFSPNDETIKNKTIKIGQEDQVKIVPLYTQYNQYLEEAMQTGNSDDNTNSYLKHVLGYIDEIGEQQDLDLTYMKSYFMLQATEYKEQLVSRTKELMKQDTEIKKIIEKSYTASYRALPKQTNTIFIVPVNSEFMERMDVMGGVAGLATRDCFMLFLTADYDKKMLEYAVAHEYHHTALYDRMKLDTSLGEEASPLIHSLLLEGKADQFAKRVVKGVTPAWVEPLEEETKQRVLRLMKNGELTQDDIMDGNKKQDVPMWSMYRLGKDIMDAYLEKHPSESIADWTTKDAETILKDYKYKNDLL, encoded by the coding sequence TTGAAAAAGGGATGGCTCGTATTACTCTGTTTGATGTTGGTTACCTTATCGGGTTGTACCGTTTGGGAAAGGACAGAAAACTTCTTTTCACCGAACGACGAAACGATTAAAAACAAGACGATCAAGATTGGTCAAGAGGATCAGGTCAAGATCGTTCCGCTCTATACGCAATACAATCAGTACTTAGAAGAAGCGATGCAGACAGGAAACTCAGACGACAACACGAACAGTTACCTAAAACATGTCTTAGGTTACATCGATGAAATTGGTGAGCAACAAGATCTCGATCTAACATATATGAAAAGTTACTTTATGCTACAAGCAACTGAGTATAAAGAACAATTGGTGAGTCGGACGAAAGAGCTGATGAAACAAGATACAGAGATCAAAAAAATCATTGAAAAAAGTTACACTGCTTCATATCGGGCATTACCAAAACAAACGAATACGATATTCATCGTGCCTGTTAACTCGGAATTCATGGAGCGTATGGATGTCATGGGAGGGGTCGCAGGATTGGCAACTAGAGATTGCTTCATGCTATTCCTTACCGCTGACTACGATAAGAAAATGTTGGAATATGCAGTAGCCCATGAATATCACCACACTGCTTTATATGATCGGATGAAGCTAGATACTTCCTTAGGAGAGGAAGCTAGTCCACTGATCCATTCACTCCTCCTTGAAGGGAAAGCGGATCAGTTCGCGAAACGCGTCGTTAAAGGTGTGACACCAGCTTGGGTCGAGCCATTAGAAGAAGAGACGAAACAGCGTGTTCTACGTTTAATGAAAAATGGTGAGTTAACGCAAGATGATATCATGGACGGCAATAAGAAACAGGATGTACCTATGTGGAGTATGTACCGATTAGGTAAAGATATCATGGACGCATATCTTGAAAAACATCCTTCAGAATCGATAGCAGATTGGACGACTAAAGACGCGGAAACGATTTTAAAGGATTACAAGTATAAAAATGATCTACTTTGA
- a CDS encoding PH domain-containing protein: MRQEPPLTSFKLHPAWIPYRFGIAMKEFVFAAFLISFLFRRLSIPLFSWYGYTLLGSFILVRLIGLVLQWKHFTYQLKEQELLIEKGAFVTEKKQIPYERIQGITEYESLFHRVTGLTSLVIETGSTDSDADVRLEMLSKQEATHIKEQIESIVTRQHDPQALPEVATTMLAPNPEQYAIQFKEIALASLTSLSPLFFFFLLYSVYQELSRFLELDDIVSSLVTFSTQSNVMRVAMIGLLIILALSYGVFRNYRLYAGFRIDTNQRSIQIEKGWESVTRFSIPKDRIQALTMRSRFIHQLLGISQVKMISSIDPEQQDKNTSAVLFPFIRRSKALDLIPKILPDFQVAPRTLPIPKQAVVVKLCRTVLLWAGVPICLWFMFPNLRLLAVLICFTVITSQILSRRFSTYTTSPTVLHFHQGGLAPLTYWMRRDGIERLELSESYVQQRLGLASVTVTLHATPAKEVRIMDVPIDWAKQCQRWYIEGHNPEVQK; the protein is encoded by the coding sequence ATGCGACAGGAACCGCCCCTGACTTCCTTTAAGCTCCATCCTGCCTGGATTCCGTATCGCTTTGGCATTGCTATGAAAGAATTCGTCTTCGCTGCTTTTTTGATTTCCTTCTTGTTCCGCCGCTTATCCATACCACTGTTCTCTTGGTATGGATACACGTTGCTCGGTAGTTTCATTCTCGTGCGTCTAATCGGTCTCGTGTTGCAGTGGAAACACTTTACATATCAACTCAAGGAACAAGAGCTACTGATTGAAAAAGGGGCGTTCGTGACGGAGAAAAAGCAGATTCCCTATGAACGGATACAAGGAATCACGGAATACGAATCGTTGTTTCATCGCGTGACGGGTCTGACATCACTCGTCATTGAGACCGGTTCAACGGATTCCGATGCCGACGTTCGTCTCGAGATGCTATCAAAACAAGAAGCAACGCACATCAAGGAACAGATCGAGTCGATCGTTACACGACAGCATGATCCTCAGGCACTACCAGAAGTCGCAACGACCATGCTAGCGCCAAATCCAGAGCAATACGCGATTCAATTCAAGGAGATTGCGCTGGCTTCGCTGACGTCACTCAGTCCGCTATTCTTTTTCTTCCTTCTGTACTCTGTTTATCAAGAATTGAGTCGTTTTCTTGAGCTCGATGATATCGTCTCTTCGCTCGTTACCTTCAGTACCCAATCTAACGTCATGCGTGTTGCGATGATCGGACTCTTGATCATCCTTGCTCTCAGTTATGGTGTCTTTCGGAATTATCGCCTATATGCGGGCTTTCGCATTGATACAAATCAACGATCGATCCAGATTGAAAAAGGCTGGGAGAGCGTCACGCGCTTTTCGATTCCAAAAGACCGGATTCAAGCTTTGACGATGCGGAGTCGCTTCATCCATCAGTTACTCGGAATCAGTCAAGTCAAGATGATCAGTTCGATTGATCCCGAGCAACAAGACAAAAACACGTCCGCTGTTTTGTTCCCGTTCATCCGGCGTTCAAAAGCGCTCGACTTGATTCCGAAAATCTTACCTGATTTTCAAGTGGCACCTCGGACGCTTCCGATTCCGAAACAGGCGGTCGTCGTCAAATTATGTCGGACCGTCTTGTTATGGGCTGGCGTTCCGATTTGCCTATGGTTCATGTTTCCGAACTTACGTCTTCTTGCCGTGTTAATCTGCTTTACTGTCATCACGTCACAAATCTTGAGTCGCCGCTTCAGTACATATACGACGAGTCCGACAGTGCTACACTTCCATCAAGGGGGACTCGCACCTCTTACGTACTGGATGCGCCGTGATGGCATCGAACGACTCGAACTGTCCGAGTCTTACGTGCAACAACGTCTTGGTCTTGCTAGCGTCACCGTCACCTTACATGCGACACCAGCAAAGGAAGTACGGATTATGGATGTTCCGATTGATTGGGCGAAGCAGTGTCAAAGATGGTATATCGAAGGACATAATCCTGAAGTACAAAAATAG
- a CDS encoding PH domain-containing protein yields the protein MYELKEPTQTISKDAIKVWRLTDALVSTAVLIGLIGLLFVDTYYQWSSWIGIVLYVLMAVTIISALIECTVLPVYRQKTWRYEIDAKCIQLKHGAFMRTHLIIPIEKIYFVKTSQGPLSKQYGLATVKIGTIGYVHDIPFLPLAQATEITQRITALSDRTSRKERADATGTAPDFL from the coding sequence ATGTATGAATTAAAAGAACCTACTCAAACCATCTCGAAAGACGCGATCAAGGTGTGGCGCTTGACCGACGCGTTGGTTTCGACTGCCGTGTTGATCGGATTGATTGGTCTTCTGTTCGTCGATACGTACTATCAGTGGTCCAGTTGGATTGGGATCGTCCTCTACGTGTTGATGGCAGTGACGATCATTTCAGCTTTGATTGAGTGCACCGTATTGCCTGTCTATCGGCAAAAGACATGGCGTTATGAGATTGATGCCAAGTGCATTCAATTAAAGCATGGCGCGTTCATGCGTACGCACCTAATCATTCCGATCGAGAAAATTTATTTCGTTAAGACATCGCAAGGACCGCTCAGTAAACAGTACGGTCTTGCGACAGTCAAAATCGGTACGATCGGTTACGTCCATGACATTCCGTTTTTACCGCTTGCGCAAGCAACGGAAATCACGCAACGGATCACTGCCCTATCGGACCGTACGTCACGAAAGGAGCGAGCTGATGCGACAGGAACCGCCCCTGACTTCCTTTAA
- a CDS encoding MarR family winged helix-turn-helix transcriptional regulator, translated as MTFTFESSMQHWNAIQRIHSRYSKEVNDVLKPKGLSKSQFDLLMTLYHQESATQKSLERTLELSSGAISQTVKKLLAEHLVIRKRINREKRILLTEDGAALIQTSAPEIEEIDDRYFRAFTSKDHETFDQLLHKMQSDHF; from the coding sequence ATGACCTTCACATTCGAATCTTCAATGCAACACTGGAACGCCATTCAGCGAATCCATTCTCGTTATTCGAAAGAAGTCAACGATGTACTGAAACCAAAAGGGCTTTCAAAATCCCAATTCGATTTATTGATGACCCTGTATCATCAAGAGAGTGCGACACAAAAATCACTTGAACGCACGCTCGAACTCTCAAGCGGTGCCATTTCGCAAACGGTCAAGAAGTTGCTCGCGGAACACCTCGTCATCCGAAAACGAATCAACCGGGAAAAACGGATTCTCTTGACGGAAGATGGTGCAGCGCTGATTCAAACGTCAGCTCCCGAGATCGAAGAGATTGATGATCGTTATTTCCGTGCCTTTACATCAAAGGACCACGAGACGTTCGACCAATTGCTCCATAAGATGCAAAGCGATCATTTTTGA
- a CDS encoding MarR family winged helix-turn-helix transcriptional regulator, whose translation MTTMTETYPMTCWHTISTYHNQQIKRVNAFLKQWDLSHTNLEVLRCLQTTSCTSQKEIAERIQVTDGTISHGIKRLFDRQLITRKRKWKTNYLLLTEKGTAILQEVLPAYERFQQEQFAALTARQQEELIRFFDKLNPA comes from the coding sequence ATGACAACAATGACCGAGACATATCCCATGACATGCTGGCATACGATTTCGACGTATCATAATCAACAAATCAAGCGCGTCAATGCTTTCTTGAAACAATGGGATCTCTCCCATACGAATCTTGAAGTATTGCGTTGCCTACAAACGACCTCATGCACGAGCCAGAAGGAAATCGCGGAACGGATCCAAGTGACCGATGGCACGATTTCACACGGAATCAAACGTTTATTTGATCGGCAACTCATCACCCGCAAGCGCAAATGGAAGACGAACTATCTGCTATTGACGGAAAAAGGAACAGCTATTCTGCAAGAAGTGTTGCCCGCCTACGAACGTTTTCAACAAGAACAATTCGCCGCTTTGACGGCTCGACAACAGGAAGAATTAATCCGTTTCTTCGATAAGCTCAACCCTGCATGA
- the arr gene encoding NAD(+)--rifampin ADP-ribosyltransferase — protein sequence MKPVEGPFFHGTKATLRIGDELKPGHASNFRDRPLQHVYFTATLDAAKWGAELAQSDAPEHIYLVEPLGAYEDDPNLTNKRFPGNPTRSYRSTEPVKIIAELGTWERHTDEEIETMKASLQRLRAEGKDTIID from the coding sequence ATGAAACCAGTCGAAGGTCCGTTTTTCCATGGCACGAAAGCCACGTTGCGAATCGGTGACGAATTGAAACCAGGGCACGCGTCGAATTTTCGTGATCGACCGCTCCAGCACGTCTATTTCACAGCAACACTTGATGCAGCGAAGTGGGGCGCGGAGCTCGCACAATCTGACGCTCCGGAGCATATCTACCTCGTCGAGCCACTCGGAGCGTATGAGGATGATCCGAACTTGACGAACAAACGGTTCCCAGGCAATCCGACTCGGTCGTATCGGTCGACAGAACCCGTGAAGATCATTGCTGAACTCGGAACATGGGAGCGGCATACAGATGAAGAGATTGAGACGATGAAAGCATCCTTGCAGCGTTTACGCGCAGAAGGGAAGGATACAATCATTGACTAA
- a CDS encoding Rrf2 family transcriptional regulator translates to MTISTRFSVGIHILSLIATDEKMTSDLIAGSVNTNPVVIRKIMSMLKKADLIAVRPGVAGARLARPLSKITLLDVYHAVAVVPDKELFGVHAASNPDCPVGRNIQSTVTPIFELAQSALEKVLAHVTLDDIVNEIEQKEASSL, encoded by the coding sequence TTGACCATCAGTACTCGTTTTTCCGTCGGCATTCATATTCTCTCGTTGATCGCGACCGACGAGAAGATGACATCCGACTTGATTGCCGGCAGCGTCAATACGAATCCGGTCGTCATTCGTAAAATCATGAGCATGCTGAAAAAAGCTGATTTGATCGCGGTCCGCCCGGGTGTCGCCGGTGCGCGACTTGCCCGTCCGTTATCTAAGATCACGCTACTTGACGTCTATCACGCCGTCGCTGTCGTACCGGACAAGGAATTGTTCGGCGTCCATGCCGCATCAAACCCAGACTGCCCGGTCGGACGAAACATCCAATCGACGGTCACACCAATCTTCGAGCTCGCACAATCCGCTCTTGAGAAGGTGCTCGCTCATGTAACACTGGATGATATCGTCAATGAAATCGAACAAAAAGAAGCATCGTCCTTATGA
- a CDS encoding NAD(P)-dependent oxidoreductase codes for MNIGIIGATGKAGKLIVQEAIERRHDVTAIVRNAAKVTADVTILECDVLALTKDDLNGFDAIVNAFNAAPGEETKHIEVGRHLINVLAGSKTRLFVVGGAGSLFVDAEHKVRVMETPDFPEAYYPTASNMGKNLIELQGQQDVTWTYLSPAGFFDPNGKRTGAYTVGGEQMILNAKGESYISYADYAIAVVDELEKGQHLNERFSVVGEQG; via the coding sequence ATGAACATTGGAATCATCGGCGCAACTGGTAAAGCAGGGAAATTAATCGTACAAGAAGCAATCGAACGCAGACACGACGTCACGGCAATCGTCCGTAACGCCGCAAAAGTAACCGCAGACGTCACGATTCTCGAATGCGATGTGCTCGCGCTGACGAAAGATGATCTGAACGGGTTTGACGCAATCGTCAATGCGTTTAACGCTGCACCGGGTGAGGAAACAAAACATATAGAAGTCGGTCGTCATTTGATCAACGTATTAGCAGGAAGCAAGACGCGCCTGTTCGTCGTCGGTGGTGCGGGAAGCTTATTCGTCGATGCCGAGCATAAGGTACGTGTCATGGAAACGCCAGATTTCCCGGAAGCGTACTACCCGACAGCCTCGAACATGGGGAAAAACCTGATTGAACTGCAAGGACAGCAAGACGTGACATGGACGTATCTCAGCCCGGCGGGATTCTTTGATCCGAACGGTAAACGCACAGGAGCGTATACAGTCGGCGGCGAGCAGATGATTCTAAACGCAAAAGGGGAAAGCTACATCAGTTACGCGGATTATGCCATCGCTGTAGTCGATGAGCTAGAAAAGGGACAACACCTCAACGAGCGGTTCTCGGTCGTTGGCGAACAAGGATGA
- a CDS encoding GNAT family N-acetyltransferase, with protein sequence MKETEQLTIRPLSPEHIPLVNDANDPFPIIGRIVPQFSDAAWTYTEELYETATQTHFPDDRLDWTTYIDNEDRIVLLAFSGTSCIGQIRLVRDWNRFAYIENIAVKQAFRKHGVGHQLLTAATKWAQQRELLGLSLEAQNDNLMACRFYVREGFVLGGVDSLKQSANPHIDLTLYWYKLF encoded by the coding sequence ATGAAAGAGACTGAACAACTGACGATTCGACCGCTCTCGCCCGAGCATATTCCACTCGTCAATGATGCCAACGATCCCTTCCCAATCATCGGACGCATCGTTCCGCAGTTTTCGGATGCCGCATGGACCTACACGGAAGAACTATATGAAACAGCTACTCAAACCCATTTCCCGGACGACCGACTCGATTGGACGACCTACATTGATAACGAGGACCGAATCGTCCTCCTCGCCTTCTCCGGCACTTCTTGTATCGGACAGATTCGCCTCGTGCGTGACTGGAACCGTTTTGCCTACATCGAGAATATCGCTGTCAAACAAGCATTTCGTAAACATGGCGTCGGACACCAACTGCTCACCGCTGCGACGAAGTGGGCACAACAACGCGAGCTGCTTGGTCTGTCGCTCGAAGCACAGAACGACAATCTAATGGCTTGCCGCTTCTACGTCCGAGAGGGCTTCGTGCTCGGTGGTGTCGATAGTCTAAAACAATCTGCCAATCCTCATATCGATTTGACGTTATACTGGTACAAACTATTTTAA
- a CDS encoding DedA family protein — MNMDTVNQYLDAYGYGVIFIFLFFGIVGIPAPEESLLVLIGILSGQNEERLIYSILTAYAGTFVGMLTAYGAGRFFGPTVLRYGRFIGLTRERWERVSNGYMGRINRTIIGGLYIPGVRQINPYFAGMKRIPFGRYFWVSALGSALWVVPFVLLGHFAGKTFHIKPEVVPYFGLALLVLFLLGVLVKWIKRKRLEKRVVSRENQAGKED, encoded by the coding sequence ATGAACATGGATACGGTCAACCAGTATCTCGATGCCTATGGATATGGCGTTATTTTCATCTTTTTATTTTTTGGCATCGTCGGGATCCCGGCACCGGAAGAATCACTACTCGTCCTGATCGGTATCTTAAGTGGTCAGAACGAAGAACGCTTGATCTATTCGATCTTGACCGCTTACGCCGGGACGTTCGTCGGCATGCTGACAGCATATGGCGCGGGGCGCTTCTTTGGACCGACCGTCTTACGGTACGGTCGGTTTATCGGATTGACGAGGGAGCGCTGGGAACGGGTGTCAAACGGCTACATGGGACGAATCAATCGGACGATCATTGGCGGTCTTTATATTCCCGGTGTGCGGCAAATCAATCCATATTTTGCAGGGATGAAGCGGATTCCATTCGGTCGGTATTTCTGGGTGTCGGCACTTGGTTCCGCACTATGGGTCGTTCCTTTCGTCTTACTCGGTCACTTTGCCGGAAAGACGTTTCATATCAAGCCGGAAGTCGTCCCGTATTTCGGACTTGCCTTACTCGTGTTGTTCCTGCTCGGTGTCCTCGTCAAATGGATCAAGCGTAAACGGCTCGAAAAACGCGTCGTTTCAAGGGAAAACCAAGCGGGAAAAGAAGACTAA